The Proteiniborus ethanoligenes genome has a segment encoding these proteins:
- a CDS encoding sporulation protein YjcZ, whose protein sequence is MVESNWGRECGGMGSELLFFFLILVILFCSCGSGRGFGKF, encoded by the coding sequence ATGGTAGAAAGTAATTGGGGACGTGAGTGTGGCGGAATGGGAAGCGAATTATTATTTTTCTTCCTAATATTAGTCATTCTATTCTGTTCTTGTGGTAGCGGAAGAGGATTTGGTAAGTTTTAA
- a CDS encoding TRAP transporter large permease, producing the protein MTLVLFAILMVLLMGSVQVYIALALSTVVAIAFFTNIPLEILPQRMFAGIDKFSLMAVPFFILAANVMNGGGLSKRILNFAKALIGHKKGGLAMTVVLSCMFFGAVSGSSPATVIAIGALMLPALKEAHYGEDFSVGLITSSAAVAVIIPPSIGMIVYGSVTGVSVGELFMAGLGPGIVYGAVFMLYSYYYAKKNKLQTEKKASLREIWLAFVDAVWALGIPVLILGGIYGGIFTPTEAAAVAAVYSIFISIFVYRDLDFKGLINETINSAVGTAQVMILLAAASVFSWILTRQQVPQALAEALMSISNSKVAILLMINAILLIVGMFIDPASSTTILAPLFLPLALSFGIDPVHLGIIMVVNGAIGMFTPPFGLNLFVATGISDLSISKIIRGVVPFIILSLITMAIITFIPQISLWLPSVLK; encoded by the coding sequence ATGACACTAGTATTATTTGCTATTCTTATGGTGCTTCTTATGGGAAGCGTTCAAGTTTATATAGCTTTAGCCCTATCAACAGTAGTAGCAATTGCATTTTTCACAAATATTCCATTAGAAATTTTACCTCAACGTATGTTTGCAGGTATAGATAAGTTTTCTCTTATGGCAGTTCCATTTTTCATACTTGCAGCAAATGTAATGAATGGTGGTGGACTATCTAAAAGAATACTGAACTTTGCAAAGGCTTTGATTGGACATAAAAAAGGTGGACTTGCCATGACAGTTGTACTTTCCTGTATGTTCTTTGGAGCTGTTTCAGGCTCTTCACCAGCAACTGTTATTGCTATAGGAGCTCTTATGCTCCCAGCTTTAAAGGAAGCCCATTATGGGGAAGACTTTTCAGTAGGACTTATAACTTCTAGTGCAGCAGTAGCAGTTATTATTCCGCCAAGTATAGGTATGATTGTTTATGGCTCAGTAACAGGAGTTTCAGTTGGAGAGCTTTTCATGGCAGGCTTAGGACCTGGAATAGTATACGGTGCAGTTTTTATGTTATATAGCTATTATTATGCTAAGAAAAACAAACTCCAAACAGAAAAAAAAGCTAGCTTAAGAGAGATTTGGTTGGCCTTTGTAGATGCAGTATGGGCATTAGGCATACCAGTTCTTATTCTGGGGGGAATTTATGGAGGAATTTTCACTCCTACTGAAGCAGCAGCAGTGGCTGCAGTATATTCAATTTTTATATCTATATTCGTTTATAGGGATTTAGATTTTAAAGGTTTAATAAACGAGACTATAAATTCAGCAGTAGGTACAGCGCAAGTTATGATACTTTTAGCAGCTGCCTCTGTATTTAGCTGGATACTCACTAGACAGCAAGTACCTCAAGCCTTAGCAGAAGCTCTAATGAGTATAAGCAATTCAAAGGTTGCAATACTTCTTATGATAAATGCAATACTTCTAATAGTAGGTATGTTTATAGACCCTGCATCATCAACTACAATATTAGCTCCATTATTCCTTCCACTGGCACTAAGCTTTGGTATAGACCCAGTACATTTAGGGATTATTATGGTAGTTAATGGCGCTATAGGCATGTTTACGCCACCATTTGGACTAAATCTCTTTGTGGCTACTGGCATATCTGATTTATCAATAAGTAAAATAATTAGAGGCGTAGTACCGTTTATTATTTTGAGCTTAATCACTATGGCTATCATAACCTTTATTCCTCAAATATCCTTATGGTTGCCATCAGTGCTTAAATAA
- a CDS encoding TRAP transporter small permease yields MDNILRKIEQYLIGTLLLAITFILFINVVLRIFGLSFEWAEEVARYGIVWVTFIGSSVCIYKGAHIGVDAITMILSQKGKKILSLIVYLIAIIFTVIFTHQSFLITMRVIETKQLSSTLELPMAYVYAAMPVGGVLMGIRYIQEIISSVKALREVEE; encoded by the coding sequence ATGGATAATATATTACGAAAAATTGAGCAGTATCTTATTGGCACTCTACTATTGGCAATTACTTTTATATTGTTCATAAATGTAGTGTTAAGAATTTTTGGACTTTCCTTTGAGTGGGCAGAAGAGGTTGCAAGATATGGGATAGTATGGGTTACTTTTATTGGCTCAAGTGTATGTATATACAAAGGAGCTCATATAGGAGTAGATGCTATAACTATGATTCTATCTCAAAAAGGAAAGAAAATTTTATCATTAATTGTATACCTTATTGCAATTATTTTTACGGTTATATTTACACATCAATCTTTTTTAATAACAATGAGGGTAATTGAAACTAAACAGCTTAGCTCCACACTAGAACTTCCTATGGCCTATGTATATGCTGCTATGCCAGTAGGTGGAGTCTTAATGGGGATTAGATATATTCAAGAGATAATCTCCTCTGTAAAGGCTTTAAGGGAGGTTGAGGAATAA
- a CDS encoding TRAP transporter substrate-binding protein, with translation MKKTRKIALLLISVLILNIYLVGCSNGSSTPSNEQKVDPKEVIEINYGHGFMPETPHHKAAIKFKEEVEAATNGRVKVNLFPAGQLGSAREMFEGLQMGTQEIALVPTARISGFAPELQLFDLPFLFPTREIAYDLMDGEIGTELLNILDKQKIKGVAFYEDGFKHFTANKETRTLDDFKGVKFRTMESPIIMAQFKSLGANPVPIDFGELYNSLQLGVVEGQENPLVTIENMKFYEVQKYLMLSEHAYLGHVLIFGSDWFNKLPEDIQEILYTKGREIAKWQRQAVQDEEVKYLETIKASGTSIVELTEAEREALKEATLSVHQEYVKLFGDEILNKVYSEIEKLSK, from the coding sequence ATGAAAAAAACTAGAAAAATAGCATTGTTATTAATTTCTGTACTAATTCTTAATATTTATTTAGTTGGCTGTTCAAATGGAAGCAGCACGCCTTCAAATGAACAGAAGGTTGATCCTAAAGAGGTTATTGAAATAAATTATGGTCATGGATTCATGCCAGAAACTCCACATCACAAAGCTGCAATAAAGTTTAAGGAAGAAGTTGAAGCGGCAACTAATGGCAGAGTAAAAGTAAACCTTTTCCCAGCTGGTCAATTAGGTAGTGCAAGAGAAATGTTTGAAGGACTTCAAATGGGAACACAAGAAATTGCTCTAGTTCCTACAGCAAGAATAAGTGGCTTTGCTCCAGAACTTCAATTGTTTGACCTGCCATTCCTTTTCCCTACTAGAGAAATAGCTTATGACTTAATGGATGGAGAAATAGGTACTGAGTTACTAAATATATTAGACAAGCAAAAAATAAAAGGTGTAGCTTTCTACGAAGATGGATTTAAGCATTTTACTGCAAATAAAGAAACTAGAACTTTAGATGATTTCAAAGGTGTTAAGTTTAGAACAATGGAAAGTCCAATAATTATGGCTCAATTCAAGTCACTAGGAGCTAATCCAGTACCTATAGACTTTGGTGAGCTTTACAACTCTCTTCAGCTAGGAGTTGTAGAAGGACAAGAGAATCCTTTAGTTACTATTGAAAACATGAAGTTTTATGAGGTTCAAAAATATTTAATGCTTAGTGAGCATGCATACTTAGGTCACGTATTAATATTTGGTAGTGATTGGTTCAATAAATTACCAGAAGATATTCAAGAAATTCTTTATACAAAGGGAAGAGAAATAGCAAAATGGCAAAGACAAGCAGTACAGGATGAAGAAGTTAAATATCTTGAAACTATTAAAGCATCAGGCACAAGTATAGTTGAGCTAACAGAGGCTGAAAGAGAAGCTCTTAAAGAAGCTACACTTTCAGTTCATCAAGAATATGTAAAGCTATTTGGCGATGAGATATTAAATAAGGTTTATTCGGAAATAGAAAAATTAAGTAAGTAG
- a CDS encoding sigma-54-dependent transcriptional regulator produces the protein MNKILIIDDEISICDSLTFALEDEYEVFSTQEVEKAYEIVSSNIVDVILLDLKLGNVDGIEVLKTIKSINDDIQVIIMTAFGSIKSSVNAIKEGAFHYITKPLDMEELLIYIQKALEYKKLSGSLTNLKEVVNREYGIEGIIGQSEALQQVLKRVIKIKDIDSTVLITGESGTGKDLIAKALHFQGIRRDENFQVVNCAAIPSNLLESELFGYEKGAFTGAEKKKLGKIQLAHKGTLFLDEIGEMDLQLQAKILRVVEDMQVVPLGGEKGVHVDVRIIAATNKDLEEEVNAGRFREDLYYRLNVITIKLPPLRERKGDIPIFLDYFLKKYNKKLNKSIKGFEKAVVKALESYNYPGNVRELENLIERLVALSDEELITLDDLPLKYRQSKIIIESDEFMVINMGTTLKEAEKKLILNTLKYFNGNRRQTAECLNISERNLHYKIKEYEKGN, from the coding sequence ATGAACAAGATTTTGATAATTGATGATGAAATATCTATTTGTGATTCATTGACCTTTGCTTTAGAAGATGAATACGAAGTCTTTAGTACCCAAGAAGTAGAAAAGGCATATGAAATAGTTTCTTCAAACATTGTAGACGTTATTCTATTAGACTTAAAGCTAGGAAATGTGGATGGTATTGAAGTATTAAAAACCATTAAGAGCATTAATGATGATATCCAGGTAATTATAATGACTGCCTTTGGGAGCATTAAATCTTCGGTAAATGCTATTAAGGAAGGAGCCTTTCACTATATTACAAAGCCACTAGATATGGAGGAATTATTGATTTATATCCAAAAGGCCCTAGAATATAAAAAGTTAAGTGGCTCCCTAACTAATTTGAAGGAAGTTGTAAATAGAGAATATGGAATAGAAGGAATAATAGGGCAATCTGAAGCATTGCAGCAAGTATTGAAACGAGTAATTAAAATAAAGGATATAGATTCAACTGTTTTGATAACAGGGGAAAGTGGAACAGGAAAGGATTTAATTGCTAAGGCCCTACACTTTCAAGGTATAAGAAGGGATGAAAATTTTCAAGTAGTTAACTGTGCAGCTATACCAAGCAATTTACTGGAAAGTGAGTTGTTTGGATACGAAAAAGGAGCCTTTACTGGAGCAGAAAAAAAGAAGCTAGGGAAAATTCAGCTAGCACATAAGGGTACATTGTTTTTAGATGAAATAGGAGAGATGGATCTGCAGCTACAAGCTAAAATATTGAGAGTAGTAGAAGATATGCAGGTTGTACCCTTAGGCGGAGAAAAGGGAGTTCATGTAGATGTTAGAATAATTGCAGCCACTAATAAGGACTTAGAGGAAGAAGTAAATGCTGGCAGGTTTAGAGAGGATTTGTATTATAGACTAAATGTAATAACTATAAAGCTCCCACCTCTAAGAGAACGTAAAGGAGATATACCTATATTTTTAGATTATTTTTTAAAAAAATATAATAAAAAATTAAATAAAAGTATTAAAGGATTTGAAAAAGCTGTAGTAAAAGCACTTGAATCTTATAATTACCCGGGAAATGTAAGGGAGCTTGAGAATCTTATAGAAAGACTGGTAGCTTTATCTGATGAGGAACTAATAACATTAGATGATTTGCCATTAAAGTATAGACAAAGCAAGATAATAATAGAAAGTGACGAGTTCATGGTCATAAATATGGGAACAACTCTAAAGGAAGCAGAAAAAAAGCTGATTTTGAATACACTGAAATATTTTAATGGGAACCGTAGGCAAACAGCTGAATGCTTAAATATAAGTGAAAGAAATCTTCATTATAAAATTAAAGAATACGAAAAGGGTAATTAA
- a CDS encoding transporter substrate-binding domain-containing protein yields MKNIIRIITMLLILITIFSMAASVAINDDKDVLIIAGDKNYPPYEFIDDDGEYRGFNVDLMRALAIELGVEIKLVPMDWMGAHAALINGEIDAIQGMSFNENRAEIYDFSNEYLVNSQVCFVKKDNSIIFGLEDLKGRRVAVQRSDFAAYTLAEIGEIEVVFFSDLDEAFSKLINNDVDAVVGNRLTGLYNIQKKRIEDKIKIVGYELNQTPYGIAFKKGNQQLVKEANIGLENLKKNGTYQKIYEKWFGKEIKPEWKSLKYTLYFLSFIILLTILIILFITRLNLVLKREVEKRTHELEMINKELEAKQLMINESNRFKEQVLDSLGNGLITFDKDGTITTINKNSESLIGIKKTGALGRKYNEIGLDEYFDMEKLKDCITFGTVYSLEEKTFYHNHRNITFSYTLSPLKGDEDVHIGAVLTYRDITEVIMLRNKLAEKDKMQSLGRLVAGIAHEIRNPLTSIKTYIELMPIKYDNKDFREKMTQQVPAEITRLNSLLSDLIDYSKPKKMKKEAFYLKDIIVQTVELFTAELDKKGIILKYNIEDNVNIYADKQQIRQIIINLLINSIESIEESGEISFSIKQDEDKIIMEIVDNGKGISEEDMDNLFEPFFTTKADGTGLGLSICYQYVKENNGQINIRSKENIGTTIELVFKNNFEEDAEEGGYNEQDFDN; encoded by the coding sequence TTGAAAAATATTATAAGAATAATAACTATGCTCCTTATTTTGATAACTATATTTAGTATGGCAGCGTCGGTTGCTATTAATGATGACAAGGATGTGCTTATAATCGCAGGCGACAAAAATTATCCACCATATGAGTTTATTGATGATGATGGAGAATACAGAGGATTCAATGTAGACTTAATGAGAGCTTTAGCAATTGAACTAGGAGTAGAGATAAAGCTAGTTCCCATGGACTGGATGGGAGCTCATGCAGCACTAATTAATGGGGAAATTGATGCTATACAGGGAATGAGCTTTAACGAAAATAGGGCCGAAATATATGATTTTTCAAACGAATATCTTGTAAATTCACAAGTCTGCTTTGTAAAAAAGGATAATTCAATTATATTTGGTTTAGAAGATTTAAAGGGTAGAAGAGTGGCAGTACAGAGAAGTGATTTTGCTGCTTATACCTTAGCAGAAATTGGAGAAATAGAAGTAGTATTTTTCTCAGATCTAGATGAAGCATTTTCAAAGCTAATCAATAATGATGTAGATGCAGTAGTAGGAAATAGATTAACAGGATTATATAATATACAGAAAAAAAGAATAGAAGATAAAATTAAAATAGTAGGATACGAATTAAATCAAACTCCTTATGGAATAGCCTTTAAAAAAGGGAATCAACAGCTTGTTAAAGAGGCTAATATTGGACTAGAAAACCTAAAGAAAAACGGAACCTATCAAAAGATTTATGAAAAATGGTTCGGAAAAGAAATAAAGCCTGAGTGGAAAAGCTTAAAATATACTCTTTATTTTCTTTCTTTTATTATACTTTTGACCATACTAATTATCCTATTTATTACTAGGCTAAATCTTGTATTGAAGAGAGAAGTAGAGAAAAGAACTCACGAGCTAGAAATGATAAATAAAGAATTAGAAGCTAAACAGCTAATGATAAATGAAAGCAATAGATTTAAAGAACAGGTACTAGATAGCTTAGGCAACGGACTTATAACATTTGACAAAGATGGAACTATTACAACTATAAATAAAAATTCTGAATCCTTAATAGGGATTAAGAAAACAGGGGCATTAGGCAGGAAATACAATGAAATAGGCTTAGACGAATATTTTGATATGGAAAAGTTAAAAGATTGCATTACTTTTGGAACAGTATATTCATTAGAAGAAAAGACCTTTTACCACAACCATAGAAATATTACCTTTTCTTACACTCTTTCTCCTTTAAAGGGAGATGAGGATGTTCATATAGGTGCAGTATTGACTTATAGAGATATTACAGAAGTAATAATGCTAAGAAACAAACTGGCAGAAAAAGATAAAATGCAATCATTAGGAAGACTTGTTGCGGGTATTGCACATGAAATCAGGAATCCTTTGACCTCAATAAAAACATATATTGAACTAATGCCTATTAAATATGATAATAAGGATTTTAGAGAAAAGATGACACAGCAGGTACCTGCTGAAATTACAAGATTAAATTCTCTTTTATCAGACTTAATTGATTATTCAAAGCCTAAAAAAATGAAAAAGGAAGCTTTCTATTTAAAGGATATTATAGTTCAAACCGTTGAGCTGTTTACTGCTGAGCTAGATAAAAAAGGTATAATTCTAAAATATAATATTGAAGACAATGTAAATATTTATGCAGACAAGCAGCAGATAAGGCAAATAATAATCAATTTGCTTATCAATAGTATTGAATCAATAGAAGAAAGTGGAGAAATATCCTTTAGTATAAAACAGGATGAAGATAAAATCATTATGGAAATTGTTGATAACGGTAAAGGTATTTCAGAGGAAGATATGGATAATCTGTTTGAGCCATTCTTTACTACAAAGGCAGATGGCACGGGGTTGGGCTTATCCATTTGCTATCAATATGTTAAGGAAAACAATGGTCAAATTAATATTAGAAGTAAAGAAAATATAGGTACCACAATAGAGCTTGTATTTAAAAACAATTTTGAGGAAGATGCAGAGGAGGGGGGATACAATGAACAAGATTTTGATAATTGA
- a CDS encoding MBL fold metallo-hydrolase RNA specificity domain-containing protein produces the protein MKIQFLGAARVVTGSCFLLTTSSYKILIDCGLFQGSNSLEKLNYEEFQFNPAEIDFLILSHAHIDHSGRIPKLVKEGFEGQIICTQATSDLCELMLVDSGHIQEADAKWENKKRNRAGKPLVEPLYTAKDATASLRYFKPVLYNQKIHINDEVSVRFKDAGHILGSSIVELWIMEKGKWVKLVFSGDLGLPNKPIIKDPEFIEEADYLIVESTYGNREHENIEDRVNDLTNIINTTVTRGGTVIIPSFAVGRTQELIYELNKYYEYNNDIETFMRIPIYIDSPMAVSATKIFQNNSYCFNEEAKKLILKGDNPFEFANLHYISSQEESMRLNSYTFPKVIISASGMCNAGRIRHHLKYNLWKKSNSLVFVGYQAEGTLGRRLKDGEKNVKILGDQIAVEAEVHSIEGFSGHTDRRGLINWIKGFNKIPKHIFIVHGEDESSLGLAEAIKDNFSINPIIPNMNTVYELDTDLIEDSTFDLVETIKLRDNIKSELQQVYDQFEGLVTKTEKMIDEETLKKDYNLLKNNLIDLQKKLMDLNILISE, from the coding sequence ATGAAAATTCAGTTTTTGGGTGCTGCTAGGGTAGTAACTGGTTCTTGTTTTTTATTGACGACTTCAAGCTATAAAATACTTATAGACTGTGGTCTATTTCAAGGAAGTAATAGTCTTGAAAAGCTAAATTATGAGGAATTTCAGTTTAACCCTGCTGAAATAGATTTTTTGATTTTAAGCCATGCCCATATAGATCATAGTGGTAGAATTCCAAAGCTAGTCAAGGAAGGCTTTGAAGGTCAAATAATATGTACTCAAGCAACTAGTGACCTATGTGAGCTAATGCTAGTAGATAGTGGGCATATACAAGAAGCTGATGCTAAATGGGAAAACAAAAAAAGAAATAGAGCTGGAAAACCATTAGTTGAGCCTTTATATACTGCCAAAGATGCCACTGCAAGCTTAAGATATTTTAAGCCTGTATTATATAATCAGAAAATCCATATTAACGATGAAGTGTCAGTTAGATTTAAAGATGCTGGACATATACTAGGATCTTCAATTGTAGAACTTTGGATAATGGAAAAAGGCAAATGGGTTAAATTAGTTTTCTCTGGCGATTTAGGCTTACCTAATAAACCTATAATAAAAGACCCTGAGTTTATTGAAGAGGCAGATTATCTGATAGTAGAATCTACTTATGGAAATAGAGAGCATGAAAATATAGAAGATAGAGTAAATGATCTAACTAATATAATTAATACTACTGTTACAAGAGGTGGTACCGTTATAATTCCTTCTTTTGCTGTTGGTAGAACTCAAGAACTTATTTACGAGCTTAATAAATACTACGAATATAATAACGATATTGAAACCTTTATGAGAATTCCAATATATATTGATAGTCCTATGGCTGTATCTGCTACTAAAATCTTTCAAAATAACTCCTACTGCTTTAATGAGGAAGCAAAGAAGCTAATATTAAAAGGTGACAATCCATTTGAATTTGCTAATCTTCACTATATAAGCTCACAAGAAGAATCTATGAGATTAAATAGCTATACATTTCCTAAGGTTATTATCTCAGCTAGTGGAATGTGTAATGCCGGAAGAATACGCCACCATCTTAAATACAACCTTTGGAAAAAATCTAATAGCTTAGTATTTGTAGGATATCAAGCGGAGGGTACCTTAGGCAGAAGATTGAAGGATGGAGAAAAAAATGTAAAGATATTAGGAGATCAAATAGCAGTAGAAGCTGAAGTTCATAGTATAGAAGGTTTTTCTGGCCATACTGACAGAAGAGGTCTGATTAATTGGATAAAAGGCTTTAATAAAATTCCTAAACATATTTTTATAGTTCATGGGGAAGATGAGTCTTCATTAGGCTTAGCAGAAGCAATAAAAGATAATTTTAGCATAAATCCTATAATCCCTAATATGAACACAGTATATGAATTAGATACAGATTTGATAGAGGATAGCACCTTTGATTTGGTAGAAACTATTAAGCTAAGAGATAATATTAAGTCAGAGCTACAGCAAGTATATGATCAATTTGAGGGTCTTGTAACTAAAACAGAAAAGATGATAGATGAAGAAACTCTCAAAAAAGATTATAACCTACTTAAAAATAATCTTATAGATCTTCAAAAGAAACTGATGGATTTAAATATATTAATTAGTGAATAG
- a CDS encoding SPFH domain-containing protein — translation MPGFIALIILAFIALLLIITNIRIVPQAYAFVVERLGAYQDTWKVGLHVKIPLIDRIAKKVSLKEQVADFPPQPVITKDNVTMQIDTVVFFQITDPKLFTYGVEYPMAAIENLTATTLRNIIGDLELDETLTSRDTINTKMRSILDVATDPWGIKVNRVELKNIIPPREIQDAMERQMKAERERREAILRAEGEKKSAILVSEGRKESAILEAEAEKQAAILRAEAKKEAAVREAEGQAEAILKVQQATAEGLKMIKGAGADQSVISLKSLETLAKVADGKATKIIIPSEIQNLAGLATSLKEIMNTDNEK, via the coding sequence ATGCCAGGTTTTATAGCGTTAATTATTTTAGCTTTTATTGCGTTGTTGTTAATAATCACTAATATTAGAATAGTACCACAGGCTTATGCTTTTGTAGTTGAAAGACTTGGAGCATATCAGGATACATGGAAAGTAGGTCTTCATGTTAAAATACCTCTAATAGATAGAATTGCAAAAAAAGTTTCCTTAAAAGAGCAAGTTGCAGATTTTCCACCACAGCCTGTTATCACTAAGGACAATGTAACTATGCAGATAGACACAGTGGTGTTTTTCCAAATAACTGATCCAAAGCTATTCACATATGGAGTTGAATATCCAATGGCGGCTATAGAAAATCTTACTGCTACTACATTAAGAAATATAATAGGTGATTTAGAGCTAGATGAGACATTAACTAGCCGTGACACTATCAACACTAAAATGCGCTCTATACTAGATGTTGCAACTGATCCTTGGGGAATTAAAGTAAATAGAGTTGAATTAAAGAACATAATTCCACCAAGAGAGATTCAGGATGCAATGGAAAGACAAATGAAGGCAGAAAGAGAAAGAAGAGAAGCTATACTAAGGGCAGAAGGGGAAAAGAAATCTGCAATCCTAGTATCAGAAGGAAGAAAAGAATCTGCAATTCTCGAAGCTGAAGCTGAAAAGCAGGCTGCAATATTAAGGGCAGAGGCTAAGAAAGAAGCAGCTGTTAGAGAAGCAGAAGGTCAGGCTGAGGCTATTTTAAAGGTTCAACAAGCAACTGCTGAAGGATTAAAGATGATTAAGGGTGCTGGAGCAGATCAATCTGTAATTTCACTTAAGAGCTTAGAAACACTTGCAAAGGTGGCAGATGGTAAGGCTACAAAAATCATTATACCTTCTGAAATTCAAAACCTAGCTGGATTAGCTACTTCATTAAAGGAAATAATGAATACTGATAATGAAAAATAA
- a CDS encoding NfeD family protein gives MDFQLTNTMLWLILAVAFGIIEAVTLGIATIWFALGALVAWIFAAFDAPLIVQILAFLLSSGILLYFTRPIAQKFLKIGHTKTNADTLKGKTGIVIENIDNIQGTGQVNVGGQIWSAKTAYNEKIDEGTQIEILDIQGVKLVVQKINKGEELECQVL, from the coding sequence ATGGATTTCCAGCTAACTAATACTATGTTATGGCTAATATTAGCTGTAGCCTTTGGTATTATTGAAGCAGTTACATTAGGAATTGCAACCATATGGTTTGCATTAGGCGCATTAGTAGCTTGGATTTTTGCAGCATTTGATGCACCGTTAATAGTCCAAATACTTGCATTCTTATTATCATCTGGAATACTGCTTTACTTTACAAGACCAATTGCACAAAAGTTTTTGAAAATAGGGCATACTAAAACTAATGCTGATACCCTAAAGGGAAAAACAGGAATTGTAATAGAAAATATAGACAATATACAAGGTACTGGTCAAGTAAATGTAGGAGGGCAGATATGGTCTGCAAAAACTGCCTATAATGAGAAGATAGATGAAGGGACACAAATAGAAATATTAGACATACAGGGTGTAAAACTAGTTGTTCAAAAAATAAATAAAGGGGAGGAGTTAGAATGCCAGGTTTTATAG
- a CDS encoding ABC transporter ATP-binding protein translates to MDKLLEVRDVKKYFPVQGGFFKKTIGHVKAVDGVSLYIRRGETLGLVGESGCGKSTLGRTIARLYEPTEGEIIYDGIDIAGLKGQELKNLRRKMQIIFQDPYSSLNPRMNVSTIVGEAMLAHGMVKKGAEFNARVLQVVENCGLSDYHIYRYPHQFSGGQRQRIGIARALALNPEFIVCDEPVSALDVSIQSQILNLMMDLQEKMGLSYLFISHDLSVVKHISDRIGVMYLGSIIELADKHTLYSDPLHPYTRALLSAIPVADPTNIRKMEPIIGEIPSNVNVPTGCKFHTRCVYAKDICKEQVPEYKEIKPEHFVACHFAGEI, encoded by the coding sequence ATGGATAAATTATTAGAAGTAAGAGATGTAAAGAAATATTTCCCTGTACAAGGTGGTTTTTTCAAAAAAACCATAGGACATGTTAAAGCAGTTGATGGAGTATCCTTATATATTCGCAGAGGTGAAACATTAGGGCTTGTTGGTGAGTCTGGTTGTGGAAAATCCACTCTGGGAAGAACAATAGCTAGATTATATGAGCCAACTGAAGGTGAAATCATATATGACGGTATAGATATTGCAGGATTAAAAGGACAGGAATTAAAAAATTTAAGAAGAAAAATGCAAATTATTTTTCAGGATCCTTATAGCTCCTTAAATCCAAGGATGAATGTTAGCACTATAGTTGGTGAGGCTATGCTAGCTCATGGAATGGTTAAAAAAGGAGCAGAATTTAATGCTAGAGTTTTACAAGTAGTTGAAAATTGTGGGCTATCAGACTACCACATTTACAGATATCCTCATCAATTCTCAGGTGGTCAAAGACAGAGAATTGGTATTGCAAGGGCATTAGCACTTAACCCTGAGTTTATCGTTTGTGATGAGCCAGTATCAGCCTTGGACGTTTCTATACAATCACAGATATTAAATCTAATGATGGATTTGCAAGAAAAAATGGGACTTTCATATTTATTTATATCACATGATTTATCCGTTGTTAAACATATTAGTGATAGAATAGGTGTTATGTATTTAGGTTCTATTATTGAGTTAGCTGATAAGCATACTCTGTATTCAGATCCACTACATCCATATACACGTGCATTGCTTTCTGCTATTCCGGTAGCAGACCCAACAAACATTAGAAAGATGGAGCCAATTATTGGAGAAATTCCAAGTAACGTAAATGTTCCGACTGGTTGTAAGTTCCATACAAGATGTGTATATGCAAAAGATATATGTAAAGAGCAAGTTCCTGAATATAAGGAGATTAAACCTGAACATTTTGTTGCATGTCATTTCGCTGGTGAGATATAA